A single genomic interval of Microbacterium sp. LWO14-1.2 harbors:
- a CDS encoding epimerase: MTQHAFTSEAHLEEVLSTPSDALIADLAQGSGDLVILGAGGKMGPTLAMLARRGMDAAGREKDAVYAVSRFGDGEIRDRLDAAGVTVVPFDLIENDDFSGLPDAPNVVFMVGAKFGAATNASWAWEVNAALPDRVARRYRDSAISVLSTGNVYPFVPAASGGASEQLTPAPIGEYAQSCLGRERVFEFGAQERGTRVAIIRLNYAIDLRYGVLADIGSAVHAGQPVSLATANVNVVWQGYANEVVLRSLVHASTDPFTINLTGPELLSVESIARRFGELFEREVTLVDEPQPTALLSDARRCMALFGYPSVAAETLIGLQAEWITAGLPMIAKPTKWAVRDGKF; this comes from the coding sequence GTGACTCAGCACGCATTCACCTCGGAGGCGCACCTCGAGGAGGTCCTCTCGACACCCTCCGACGCGCTCATCGCCGATCTGGCCCAGGGCTCGGGCGACCTCGTCATCCTCGGCGCAGGCGGCAAGATGGGTCCGACCCTCGCGATGCTCGCGCGTCGGGGCATGGACGCCGCAGGGCGGGAGAAGGATGCCGTCTACGCGGTGTCGCGGTTCGGCGACGGCGAGATCCGCGACCGCCTCGACGCCGCGGGCGTCACCGTCGTGCCGTTCGACCTCATCGAGAACGACGACTTCAGCGGCCTCCCCGACGCCCCGAACGTCGTGTTCATGGTGGGGGCCAAGTTCGGGGCGGCGACCAATGCGTCGTGGGCGTGGGAGGTCAACGCCGCTCTGCCCGACCGCGTCGCCCGGCGCTACCGCGACAGCGCCATCTCGGTGCTCTCGACCGGCAACGTGTATCCGTTCGTGCCCGCCGCGTCCGGCGGTGCCTCCGAGCAGCTGACGCCGGCGCCGATCGGCGAGTACGCGCAGTCGTGCCTCGGGCGCGAACGCGTCTTCGAGTTCGGCGCGCAGGAGCGCGGCACCCGGGTGGCGATCATCCGACTCAACTACGCGATCGACCTGCGCTACGGGGTGCTCGCCGACATCGGCAGCGCCGTGCATGCGGGTCAGCCCGTGTCTCTCGCGACGGCGAACGTCAACGTGGTGTGGCAGGGGTATGCGAACGAGGTCGTGCTGCGCAGCCTCGTGCACGCCTCGACCGACCCGTTCACCATCAACCTGACCGGTCCCGAGCTGCTGAGCGTCGAGTCGATCGCCCGGCGCTTCGGCGAGCTGTTCGAGCGCGAGGTGACGCTCGTCGACGAGCCGCAGCCGACCGCGCTCCTCAGCGACGCCCGCCGCTGCATGGCGCTGTTCGGCTACCCCTCCGTCGCCGCCGAGACGCTGATCGGTCTGCAGGCCGAGTGGATCACCGCCGGCCTTCCGATGATCGCCAAGCCCACGAAGTGGGCCGTGCGGGACGGCAAGTTCTGA
- a CDS encoding extracellular solute-binding protein, whose product MRVSKFTGVAAGIAAATLLAGCSAGGGTTAEGEQDITVWLYPVIADEAAHKEFWDSTIADFEKENEGINVSYEIFPWANRDEALQTAIAAGKGPDVVYLIPDQLAAYQKSIAPLNDLLSEQRQDDLLPNVKDSVTIDGDILGAPILTSAQPLICNAAAFEAAGVTEYPETWDDIVDIAPMFTAADMYVLNYPASAENTLNLTFYPLLWQAGGAVYTDEGEVGFDSKAGEEALTFITDLAEAGALDPEALTTNVPLEQTAIAQGKVACTWNNGVTEVAPFWGEENVKVLAPLTDEESVAYGTVGSLSVLKGSKAQDAAAAFAEYATSAEVVEPYLTAAGYFSALSTTEPLYADDPLLGEVEKYVPDTTVGELNASSRALMGVLAPEIQAALLGQKSPADALKDAASAAAPLIK is encoded by the coding sequence ATGCGCGTCAGCAAGTTCACCGGCGTCGCCGCGGGCATCGCGGCCGCCACCCTGTTGGCCGGATGTTCGGCCGGCGGAGGCACCACCGCAGAGGGCGAGCAGGACATCACTGTCTGGCTGTACCCGGTCATCGCCGACGAGGCGGCTCACAAGGAGTTCTGGGACTCCACGATCGCCGACTTCGAGAAGGAGAACGAGGGGATCAACGTCTCCTACGAGATCTTCCCGTGGGCGAACCGCGACGAGGCGCTGCAGACGGCCATCGCCGCGGGCAAGGGTCCGGACGTCGTCTACCTGATCCCCGATCAGCTCGCCGCGTACCAGAAGTCGATCGCACCGCTGAACGATCTGCTCAGCGAGCAGCGCCAGGACGATCTGCTCCCGAACGTCAAGGACTCCGTCACGATCGACGGCGACATCCTCGGCGCTCCCATCCTCACGAGCGCGCAGCCGCTCATCTGCAACGCCGCCGCGTTCGAGGCGGCCGGCGTCACCGAGTACCCCGAGACGTGGGACGACATCGTCGACATCGCTCCGATGTTCACGGCGGCCGACATGTACGTGCTGAACTACCCCGCCTCGGCCGAGAACACCCTCAACCTCACCTTCTACCCGCTGCTGTGGCAGGCGGGCGGCGCGGTCTACACCGACGAGGGCGAGGTCGGGTTCGACAGCAAGGCGGGCGAGGAGGCACTGACCTTCATCACCGACCTCGCCGAGGCCGGCGCGCTCGACCCCGAGGCGCTCACCACCAACGTCCCGCTCGAGCAGACCGCGATCGCCCAGGGCAAGGTCGCCTGCACCTGGAACAACGGCGTGACCGAGGTCGCACCGTTCTGGGGCGAGGAGAACGTCAAGGTGCTCGCACCGCTCACCGACGAGGAGTCGGTGGCGTACGGAACGGTCGGCTCGCTCTCGGTGCTCAAGGGCTCCAAGGCGCAGGATGCCGCGGCAGCCTTCGCCGAGTACGCGACGAGCGCCGAGGTCGTCGAGCCGTACCTGACAGCGGCCGGCTACTTCTCGGCCCTCAGCACCACGGAGCCGCTGTACGCCGACGACCCGCTGCTCGGCGAGGTCGAGAAGTACGTCCCCGACACGACGGTCGGCGAGCTGAACGCCAGCTCCCGCGCGCTGATGGGCGTGCTCGCGCCCGAGATCCAGGCGGCGCTGCTCGGCCAGAAGTCGCCGGCCGATGCGCTGAAGGATGCCGCGAGCGCGGCCGCCCCGCTCATCAAGTAG
- a CDS encoding hydroxyacid dehydrogenase, translating to MSAAPVVVVAAVPAPLFAELFSRDDEQRLHAAARALGGAFARVDALDDPRLGDARLDGARLDGARLDDARVVLTSWGAPPFDEALLARLPKLQVVAHIGASVKAFATDALFDHGVVVTQAGAAMARPVAEVALAFTLALLHRIPSMHNALRDAAGWDDAGAAGAQHEILGAPIAVIGASRTGRAYLELVRLLGAEPLLVDPTLDAAQAAALGAELLPLDEALCRARIVAVHAPTLPETHHLIGRRELALMPDGAGLVNTARSWLVDEAALLDEVRSGRLSAAIDVFDEEPLPATSPFRGLPHVLLTPHRAAGTVEGRLRQGRIVADEITAFAEGRPLVEAVDRAQLASMA from the coding sequence ATGAGCGCCGCACCGGTCGTCGTCGTCGCCGCTGTGCCGGCACCGCTCTTCGCCGAGCTGTTCTCACGCGACGACGAGCAGCGCCTGCACGCCGCCGCACGCGCGCTCGGCGGCGCCTTCGCGCGGGTCGACGCACTCGACGACCCCCGACTCGGCGACGCCCGACTCGACGGCGCCCGACTCGACGGCGCCCGACTCGACGATGCCCGCGTGGTGCTGACCAGCTGGGGTGCTCCGCCGTTCGACGAGGCGCTGCTCGCGCGGCTCCCGAAGCTGCAGGTCGTCGCGCACATCGGCGCATCGGTGAAGGCCTTCGCGACCGACGCGCTCTTCGACCACGGCGTGGTCGTGACGCAGGCCGGTGCGGCGATGGCCCGACCGGTGGCCGAGGTGGCGCTGGCGTTCACGCTGGCGCTGCTGCACCGCATCCCGAGCATGCACAACGCGCTGCGCGACGCGGCGGGCTGGGACGACGCCGGCGCCGCCGGCGCGCAGCACGAGATCCTCGGCGCGCCGATCGCCGTGATCGGCGCCTCGCGCACGGGTCGTGCGTACCTGGAGCTCGTGCGGCTGCTCGGGGCGGAGCCCCTGCTCGTGGATCCGACCCTCGACGCCGCGCAGGCCGCCGCTCTCGGCGCCGAGCTGCTGCCCCTCGACGAGGCGCTGTGCCGAGCCCGCATCGTCGCGGTGCACGCGCCCACCCTCCCCGAGACCCACCACCTCATCGGGCGACGCGAGCTCGCACTCATGCCGGACGGCGCCGGACTCGTGAACACGGCCCGATCCTGGCTGGTCGACGAGGCGGCGCTGCTCGACGAGGTGCGCAGCGGACGCCTGAGTGCGGCGATCGACGTGTTCGACGAGGAGCCGCTGCCGGCCACCAGCCCCTTCCGCGGACTCCCGCACGTGCTGCTCACCCCGCACCGCGCCGCCGGCACGGTCGAGGGTCGTCTGCGCCAGGGCCGCATCGTGGCCGACGAGATCACCGCGTTCGCGGAGGGCCGGCCGCTGGTCGAAGCCGTCGATCGAGCCCAGCTGGCGTCGATGGCATGA
- a CDS encoding sugar ABC transporter permease — protein sequence MTTATIAKRPPGRVARVLARREARVAFLFVLPAFLLFIAFRFGPSIAGVALSFFDYDISGEVAWRGLDHFQRLVADPLFWRAMGTTLIYTVFAVPISLALSTIMALGVRRAFRGARFFRSIFFLPVITSLVLAGSIFVWIFSSNGPWSQLMAPLGLGGSWLGSTVLVIPAIVVVGVWSRFGYGMMIVIAALQDVPRELEEAALVDGANAWNRFRYIVFPYLRPTFFFLAVIETTAAFQVFDVIYVMTQGGPANASYSLVYLLYDQGFRYFDYGYAAAVGVALFIMTLAVALIQRLVIGKQK from the coding sequence ATGACGACGGCAACCATCGCGAAGCGACCACCGGGTCGGGTGGCGCGGGTCCTGGCCAGGCGCGAGGCGCGCGTGGCGTTCCTGTTCGTGCTGCCCGCGTTCCTGCTCTTCATCGCGTTCCGTTTCGGTCCGAGCATCGCCGGCGTCGCGTTGAGCTTCTTCGACTACGACATCTCCGGCGAGGTGGCGTGGCGGGGTCTCGATCACTTCCAGCGTCTCGTCGCCGATCCGCTGTTCTGGCGGGCGATGGGCACCACTCTCATCTACACGGTGTTCGCGGTGCCGATCTCGTTGGCGCTGTCGACGATCATGGCGCTCGGCGTGCGGCGCGCGTTCCGCGGCGCACGGTTCTTCCGCTCGATCTTCTTCCTGCCGGTCATCACCTCGCTCGTGCTCGCCGGGAGCATCTTCGTCTGGATCTTCTCGAGCAACGGCCCCTGGTCGCAGCTCATGGCTCCGCTGGGACTCGGCGGTTCGTGGCTCGGCAGCACCGTGCTCGTCATCCCCGCGATCGTCGTCGTGGGCGTCTGGTCGCGGTTCGGCTACGGCATGATGATCGTCATCGCCGCGCTGCAGGACGTGCCCCGGGAACTCGAGGAGGCCGCGCTGGTCGACGGCGCGAACGCGTGGAACCGCTTCCGGTACATCGTGTTCCCGTACCTGCGCCCCACCTTCTTCTTCCTCGCGGTGATCGAGACGACCGCGGCCTTCCAGGTCTTCGACGTCATCTACGTCATGACCCAGGGCGGCCCCGCGAACGCCAGCTACTCGCTCGTCTACCTGCTGTACGACCAGGGCTTCCGGTACTTCGACTACGGCTATGCGGCCGCGGTCGGCGTCGCCCTGTTCATCATGACCCTCGCGGTCGCCCTCATCCAGCGCCTCGTGATCGGAAAGCAGAAATGA
- a CDS encoding ROK family transcriptional regulator, whose product MVVPTPLSIVARSAQHLRDAGAATVNEIARSLEVSRTSVENAVATLSESGLIVEGSAAPSAGAGRPARHYSFHAAAGTVVGIDIGVASVRVILADLTGRVIAQQAFAGVAAQSDGAAKLAAVIDDVRRTLAAASVPASRVRAIGVSLPGLVDDAGRVVMSVVIPEWSGVDIGAQLHQAFGCPVSVDNGVRLAAVAEHHLGVAQLVDDVVYLSVGNRISMGLILGGRPRRGIHNAAGDIGRLAFRGLNTETGQITWRTAGSAAEVFALARSGDADAQHELDAFIDELAHGIATLIMTVDPAMIVIGGGLSAAHEQLLDPLRAALPGHLGLPFQVPVAEARLGAEAAAHGAVVHAFRRHAASIYGIDDMPVPPITPLTPESATHPAEEKQ is encoded by the coding sequence ATGGTCGTGCCGACCCCGCTGTCGATCGTCGCCCGCTCGGCGCAGCACCTGCGAGACGCGGGCGCCGCCACGGTGAACGAGATCGCACGCTCGCTCGAGGTCTCCCGCACCTCCGTCGAGAACGCGGTCGCCACCCTCAGCGAGTCAGGGCTCATCGTCGAGGGCTCGGCCGCACCGTCGGCCGGTGCCGGACGCCCCGCGCGCCACTACTCCTTCCACGCGGCAGCCGGCACGGTCGTCGGCATCGACATCGGCGTGGCCAGCGTGCGCGTCATCCTCGCCGACCTCACCGGCCGCGTGATCGCCCAGCAGGCCTTCGCCGGGGTCGCCGCGCAGAGCGACGGCGCCGCCAAGCTCGCCGCCGTGATCGACGACGTCCGCCGGACGCTCGCCGCCGCCTCCGTGCCGGCATCGCGGGTGCGCGCGATCGGAGTCTCGCTCCCCGGTCTCGTCGACGACGCGGGCCGCGTCGTGATGTCGGTCGTGATCCCCGAGTGGTCGGGCGTCGACATCGGCGCGCAGCTGCACCAGGCCTTCGGCTGCCCCGTATCCGTCGACAACGGCGTGCGTCTCGCCGCGGTCGCCGAACACCACCTCGGCGTCGCCCAGCTCGTCGACGACGTCGTCTACCTGTCGGTGGGCAACCGCATCTCGATGGGGCTCATCCTGGGCGGTCGGCCGCGTCGCGGCATCCACAACGCCGCCGGCGACATCGGGCGCCTCGCGTTCCGCGGGCTGAACACCGAGACGGGTCAGATCACGTGGCGCACCGCGGGATCCGCTGCCGAGGTCTTCGCCCTCGCCCGCTCGGGCGACGCCGACGCGCAGCACGAGCTGGACGCCTTCATCGACGAGCTCGCCCACGGCATAGCGACCCTCATCATGACCGTCGATCCGGCCATGATCGTGATCGGCGGCGGGCTGTCGGCCGCGCACGAGCAGCTGCTCGACCCACTTCGCGCCGCCCTGCCCGGCCATCTCGGACTCCCGTTCCAAGTGCCCGTGGCCGAAGCGCGGCTGGGCGCCGAAGCCGCCGCTCACGGCGCCGTCGTGCACGCTTTCCGCCGTCACGCCGCGAGCATCTACGGCATCGACGACATGCCGGTGCCGCCCATCACCCCGCTGACCCCCGAGTCGGCGACCCACCCCGCAGAGGAGAAGCAGTGA
- a CDS encoding carbohydrate ABC transporter permease: MTALIQPPTQTPVSAPPKKPAAPRRHRSFRALEPTRMGVVVRWIWLSIAGILSFFPFYAMVVLSLKPGLVVELPGSLLPWTDISFESYEQVLGGQNILGWLWNTVVYSLVSVVAVLFLSAMAGYAFAKKRFAGKEVMFWSFLAMVMVPFHVTLIPTFILMANLGGIDTYWGLILPTLANAQAVFLMRQFIQGLPDELFEAARIDGAGEFRIFLRIVLPLCKPILATLGIFVFLWHWNDFLWPLIIAKSNSMFTLTVGISSLQQQNVPLSTMLAGSVVALLPIFLAYLIAQRYVQEGVTGTGIKG, encoded by the coding sequence ATGACCGCCCTGATCCAGCCGCCCACGCAGACGCCGGTCTCGGCGCCTCCGAAGAAGCCGGCCGCCCCGCGCCGCCACCGGTCGTTCCGTGCCCTCGAACCGACCCGCATGGGTGTGGTCGTGCGGTGGATCTGGCTGAGCATCGCCGGCATCCTGAGCTTCTTCCCCTTCTACGCGATGGTCGTGCTGAGCCTCAAGCCGGGGCTGGTCGTCGAGCTCCCCGGCTCGCTGCTGCCGTGGACCGACATCTCGTTCGAGTCGTACGAGCAGGTGCTCGGCGGCCAGAACATCCTCGGCTGGCTGTGGAACACGGTCGTCTACTCCCTCGTGTCGGTCGTGGCCGTGCTCTTCCTCTCGGCGATGGCCGGATACGCCTTCGCCAAGAAGCGGTTCGCCGGCAAGGAGGTGATGTTCTGGTCGTTCCTCGCGATGGTGATGGTGCCGTTCCACGTCACCCTCATCCCGACCTTCATCCTCATGGCGAACCTGGGCGGCATCGACACCTACTGGGGCCTCATCCTGCCGACGCTCGCCAATGCGCAGGCCGTGTTCCTCATGCGGCAGTTCATCCAGGGGCTGCCCGACGAGCTCTTCGAGGCCGCCCGCATCGACGGCGCGGGCGAGTTCCGGATCTTCCTGCGCATCGTGCTGCCGTTGTGCAAGCCGATCCTCGCGACCCTCGGCATCTTCGTGTTCCTCTGGCACTGGAACGACTTCCTGTGGCCGCTCATCATCGCGAAGTCCAACTCGATGTTCACGCTCACCGTCGGCATCTCGTCTCTGCAGCAGCAGAACGTGCCGCTGAGCACCATGCTCGCCGGATCCGTCGTCGCGCTGCTGCCCATCTTCCTCGCCTACCTCATCGCCCAGAGGTACGTGCAGGAGGGCGTCACCGGCACGGGCATCAAGGGCTGA
- a CDS encoding Gfo/Idh/MocA family oxidoreductase yields the protein MSTLTVGLIGAGGISRVHADAWRALGARGYVTSLDGAEEIAAEYGFEVVADVDALIDLVDIVDIVTPSSTHADFALRAIARGRDVICEKPLAATAEAAAQVAAAAEEAGVRLFPAHVVRYMAEYAAIKDAVDAGRIGEIAVQRFSRTGSAPQSHWFFSERAGGGVIRDLMIHDLDQALWFAGPVDTVYAVQNPPTVDDRVPVPVSSHVVLTHRSGVISHVHASWGLPGMPFRTSVEVAGSDGRLRYDSAEDRTQRTDAVLDDTATDYLPPMSPQESPYYAEIADFVAAVREHRDARVDPADGIRAVAVAEAAMASIASGAPVAVVSSEEVVR from the coding sequence GTGAGCACGCTGACGGTCGGACTCATCGGCGCCGGAGGCATCTCGCGCGTCCACGCCGACGCCTGGCGGGCCCTCGGCGCCCGCGGATACGTGACCTCGCTCGACGGGGCGGAGGAGATCGCCGCCGAATACGGCTTCGAGGTCGTCGCCGACGTCGACGCGCTCATCGACCTGGTCGACATCGTCGACATCGTCACGCCCAGCAGCACGCACGCCGACTTCGCGCTGCGCGCGATCGCCCGAGGACGCGACGTGATCTGCGAGAAGCCGCTGGCCGCGACGGCCGAAGCCGCCGCGCAGGTCGCAGCCGCCGCCGAGGAGGCGGGCGTGCGGCTGTTCCCCGCCCACGTCGTGCGGTACATGGCCGAGTACGCGGCGATCAAGGATGCCGTCGACGCCGGCCGCATCGGCGAGATCGCCGTGCAGAGGTTCAGCCGCACCGGGTCCGCACCCCAGTCGCACTGGTTCTTCTCGGAGCGGGCGGGCGGAGGCGTCATCCGCGACCTCATGATCCACGACCTCGACCAGGCGCTGTGGTTCGCCGGCCCCGTCGACACCGTCTACGCGGTGCAGAACCCGCCGACGGTCGACGATCGGGTGCCGGTGCCCGTGTCGTCGCACGTCGTGCTCACGCACCGCAGCGGTGTGATCAGCCACGTGCACGCGAGCTGGGGGCTCCCCGGCATGCCGTTCCGCACGAGCGTCGAGGTCGCCGGGTCCGACGGGCGCCTGCGGTACGACAGCGCCGAGGACCGCACCCAGCGCACGGATGCCGTGCTCGACGACACCGCGACCGACTACCTGCCGCCGATGTCGCCGCAGGAGAGCCCGTACTACGCCGAGATCGCCGACTTCGTCGCCGCCGTGCGCGAGCACAGGGACGCGCGGGTGGACCCCGCCGACGGCATCCGCGCGGTGGCCGTGGCGGAAGCGGCGATGGCGTCGATCGCGTCCGGCGCCCCGGTCGCCGTCGTCTCGTCCGAGGAGGTCGTCCGTTGA
- a CDS encoding dihydrodipicolinate synthase family protein, with translation MRGYAAHTSTVPVLRAEAAATLAQGAVIPAHPLALTADRTLDERRQRALTRYYLDAGAGGLAVGVHTTQFEIRDPEHALFEPVLALAAEEMDARADAGVVRIAGVAGDTAQAVAEAELARSLGYDAVLVSPRVAGADDRALLDRARAVGEVLPIVGFYLQTAIGGPVLDREFWREFAAIPAVVAVKAAPFDRYRTLELVRGVAASGRADEIALYTGNDDAIVADLLSEFHVESPDGPRTLRFVGGLLGQWAVGTKAAVDLLSRARTAMEGDAVAYRELGLVASDMVDVNQAVFDPGNDFHGVIAGVHELLRQQGLLEGTWCLDPAEGLSPGQAEEIRRVRLAYPDLNDDAFIAEHLEAWLA, from the coding sequence ATGCGCGGGTACGCTGCGCACACCTCGACCGTGCCGGTGCTCCGCGCGGAGGCCGCCGCGACCCTCGCGCAGGGGGCCGTGATCCCCGCGCATCCGCTCGCCCTGACCGCCGATCGCACGCTCGACGAGCGCCGCCAGCGCGCACTGACCCGGTACTACCTGGATGCGGGCGCCGGCGGCCTCGCGGTGGGCGTGCACACGACCCAGTTCGAGATCCGCGACCCCGAGCATGCCCTGTTCGAGCCGGTGCTCGCGCTCGCGGCGGAGGAGATGGACGCACGGGCCGACGCCGGTGTCGTGCGCATCGCGGGCGTGGCCGGCGATACCGCGCAGGCCGTCGCCGAGGCCGAGCTCGCGCGCTCGCTCGGCTACGACGCCGTGCTGGTGAGCCCGCGGGTCGCCGGCGCCGACGATCGGGCTCTGCTCGACCGGGCGCGCGCGGTGGGCGAGGTGCTGCCGATCGTCGGCTTCTACCTGCAGACCGCGATCGGCGGTCCTGTGCTCGATCGGGAGTTCTGGCGCGAGTTCGCCGCGATCCCCGCGGTCGTGGCGGTCAAGGCCGCGCCGTTCGACCGGTACCGCACGCTGGAGCTGGTGCGCGGCGTCGCCGCCTCCGGCCGCGCCGACGAGATCGCCCTGTACACGGGCAACGACGACGCGATCGTCGCCGACCTGCTGTCGGAGTTCCACGTCGAGTCGCCGGACGGCCCGCGCACGCTGCGTTTCGTCGGCGGGCTGCTGGGGCAGTGGGCCGTGGGCACCAAGGCCGCGGTCGACCTGCTCTCCCGGGCCAGGACGGCCATGGAGGGGGATGCCGTCGCCTACCGCGAACTGGGGCTCGTCGCGTCCGACATGGTCGATGTGAACCAGGCGGTGTTCGATCCGGGCAACGACTTCCATGGCGTGATCGCCGGGGTGCACGAGCTGCTGCGCCAGCAGGGCCTGCTCGAGGGCACCTGGTGCCTCGATCCCGCCGAAGGGCTCTCGCCCGGGCAGGCCGAGGAGATCCGGCGCGTGCGCCTGGCCTACCCCGACCTGAACGACGACGCCTTCATCGCCGAGCATCTCGAGGCCTGGCTGGCATGA
- a CDS encoding peptidase C14 — MTITNEDRTETAAFRSRRMLLAGFGAAALGGVAAVASHAPAQAVGPVAPLSAATSKAVGNAGTAADLAGLKGKDGDLVRTSGYAAPGDGGHGLYRFVKKDAPAVNGGTVLAAKKEGAWLLVHSGVVEFRQFGLFDASAPADDALDAMVGDLSIHRIEAHTDLNFVRRHRFTRSNLAFDFGNNLMTTVGIENAPKDDPFAAVMFFRGEVTDAVQEAKLGENVPDLADVFPVADSSFFAVGSWYAAEVNGLAGRWERELQRLVQVTQIVDGTHIRVNYKNGWPLGKDRAITWRLVKPVHDVTVSNLRFLGGGADEYTGSHPLAFEYAVRCDVDHIDGTATFWPLIQRRWNTYFTTESCNLSNPTSVTWGGAGYLTQQIYCLYGYVANCHTSNARHLNDFTASAYCLVENCHGDGDDQGPFVTHGQYEHDLTYTGNSGLMTFANSGAAWGSAAKRITVRKHVCSWFVARVRITDLTLEDVQVIGKPSLSGSGMLWINADGAQLRGCTASDTLIITQQSDASARPNVIADSHFTFVAPGELTSAAVTTPVTFVDTVLSGVGGMKITGPGAVTFRGSTLTAADDAAPITSASERLRFEGSTLRNARIAAARGERQAVEIAGSDVLLKGGTGVTRTGAGPLHLTLSDSTLRAEGSATHVSLKTGATHYRAVGNRFEGGALELADGAFGAESTLLHTGNVESGVTRTAFPAEGDRVVDTANIAV; from the coding sequence ATGACGATCACGAACGAGGACAGGACCGAGACCGCCGCGTTCCGCAGCCGGCGGATGCTGCTCGCCGGCTTCGGGGCCGCAGCGCTGGGCGGGGTGGCGGCGGTCGCGAGCCACGCGCCCGCGCAGGCCGTTGGCCCGGTGGCTCCGCTGAGCGCCGCGACGTCGAAGGCCGTCGGCAACGCCGGGACCGCCGCCGACCTCGCCGGGCTCAAGGGCAAGGACGGTGACCTCGTGCGCACCTCCGGGTACGCGGCACCGGGCGACGGCGGGCACGGGCTCTACCGCTTCGTGAAGAAGGACGCGCCGGCCGTGAACGGGGGCACCGTGCTCGCCGCGAAGAAGGAGGGCGCGTGGCTGCTCGTGCACTCCGGCGTCGTGGAGTTCCGTCAGTTCGGGCTGTTCGACGCCTCCGCGCCCGCCGACGACGCCCTCGACGCGATGGTCGGAGACCTCTCGATCCACCGCATCGAGGCGCACACCGACCTGAACTTCGTGCGACGGCACCGCTTCACCCGCTCGAACCTGGCCTTCGACTTCGGCAACAACCTCATGACCACCGTCGGCATCGAGAACGCCCCCAAGGACGACCCGTTCGCCGCAGTCATGTTCTTCCGCGGCGAGGTGACGGATGCCGTGCAGGAGGCGAAGCTCGGAGAGAACGTGCCGGACCTGGCCGACGTCTTCCCGGTCGCCGACTCGTCGTTCTTCGCCGTGGGCAGCTGGTACGCCGCGGAGGTGAACGGCCTGGCCGGTCGGTGGGAGCGCGAGCTGCAGCGGCTCGTGCAGGTGACCCAGATCGTCGACGGCACCCACATCCGCGTCAACTACAAGAACGGCTGGCCGCTCGGCAAGGACCGCGCGATCACGTGGCGGCTCGTGAAACCCGTGCACGACGTGACGGTGTCGAACCTGCGCTTCCTGGGCGGCGGGGCCGACGAGTACACCGGCTCGCACCCGCTCGCCTTCGAGTACGCGGTGCGCTGCGACGTCGACCACATCGACGGGACCGCGACGTTCTGGCCGCTCATCCAGCGCCGCTGGAACACGTACTTCACCACCGAGAGCTGCAACCTCTCGAACCCGACGTCGGTCACATGGGGCGGCGCCGGGTACCTGACGCAGCAGATCTACTGCCTGTACGGCTACGTCGCGAACTGCCACACCTCGAACGCCCGGCACCTCAACGACTTCACCGCCAGCGCCTACTGCCTCGTCGAGAACTGCCACGGCGACGGCGACGATCAGGGACCGTTCGTGACGCACGGCCAGTACGAGCACGACCTCACCTACACCGGGAACTCGGGCCTCATGACGTTCGCGAACTCGGGCGCGGCCTGGGGCTCGGCGGCCAAGCGCATCACGGTGCGCAAGCACGTCTGCTCGTGGTTCGTCGCCAGGGTGCGCATCACCGATCTCACCCTGGAAGACGTGCAGGTGATCGGCAAGCCCTCGCTCTCCGGTTCCGGGATGCTGTGGATCAACGCCGACGGAGCGCAGCTGCGCGGCTGCACGGCATCCGACACCCTGATCATCACGCAGCAGTCGGATGCGTCGGCTCGGCCGAACGTGATCGCCGACTCGCACTTCACGTTCGTCGCCCCCGGCGAGCTCACGAGCGCGGCGGTCACCACACCCGTGACCTTCGTCGACACCGTGCTCAGCGGCGTCGGCGGCATGAAGATCACCGGGCCCGGAGCGGTCACCTTCCGCGGGTCGACGCTCACCGCGGCCGACGACGCGGCGCCGATCACCTCGGCATCCGAGCGCCTGCGCTTCGAGGGGTCCACGCTGCGAAACGCCCGCATCGCTGCCGCCCGCGGCGAGCGTCAGGCCGTCGAGATCGCCGGGTCGGACGTCCTGCTGAAGGGCGGCACCGGGGTGACGCGGACCGGCGCCGGGCCGCTGCACCTGACCCTGAGCGACAGCACCCTGCGCGCGGAGGGGTCGGCGACGCACGTCTCGCTGAAGACCGGGGCCACGCACTACCGCGCGGTCGGCAACCGCTTCGAGGGCGGCGCGCTCGAACTCGCCGACGGCGCCTTCGGAGCGGAATCGACCCTGCTGCACACCGGCAACGTCGAATCAGGCGTCACCCGCACGGCGTTCCCCGCCGAGGGCGACCGCGTCGTCGACACCGCGAACATCGCGGTCTGA